The Ichthyobacterium seriolicida sequence TTGAGAGTAATAATGATACTTGCAGGAAGTATACATCTTAAAGATGTCTCTTTCAGAATATTTTTTTTTCTTCCTAGCTGTTTTCAGTTTTATGAATATCAATATCGAATCCAGTTACCTTTCTTCTCTTCCACATTTGATAGTATATAATCAAAAACTAAATCTGTTATATTTGAAGCGTTTAAGTGTCTCTTAGCTTTATCTAGAACCCTTCGTCTTAATCTGGATTATTCATAGTCATATGACTTTTTCAGGTTAAATCTATTATTTTTATCCAGTATTTCTGAGTAATTATCAATCTAACTCAGGTTATAAATAATGTATTTTTATTCCTCATTTTTGGGGAATATCTAAAGTGGTCTAGATTTAGTTAAACCCCTTTAAAATTAACACCTCATATCAAATATTGGAATATAGCCATGAATAATCTGGGTTAAAATAAAAGCAGTCTCTTTTTTTAGGATAAATATTTGTCAAACTCAGGTTTATAATTTTCTCATTTAAGGACTTATATGAGTTTTATATAAATACTAATTTAACTCAGACTAGTATTTTTATTTAAGTTTGTCCCAAAAGTTTATCTGTCAATAAATAAATAATGAGGGTTTATTCTGTAAATGCTGGGATATTCAAACTAGATGGAGGCGCTATGTTTGGAGTCGTGCCAAAAGTGATATGGAGAAATATATTCTCCTCTGACAAAAATAATATGATAGATCTCTCTATGAGATGTATGCTTATAGAAGATGGAAATAGGTTGATTCTCGTAGATACGGGAATGGGAGATAAGCAATCTGATAAATTTTTTGGTCATTATTCCTTTTTTCATGGAAATAGTGTTTTAGACGAATCATTAAAGAGTCTAGGTTTTGATAAAGATGATATCACAGACGTGATATTGACCCATTTACACTTTGACCATTGTGGAGGAGTCATAAAGTGGAACAGAGATAAGACATTTTTGGAGCCTGCTTTCAGAAACGCTAAAATATGGAGTAATGCCAGACATTGGGAATGGGCTACCAATCCTAATTCTAGAGAAAAAGCATCTTTTTTAAAAGAAAATATAAGTCCTATAAAAGATAGTGGACAACTCAATTTTTTTCCAGATACCTCTGATATATTTGTGGAAAAAACTCCAATAGATAACGTTTCTCTTTGGGTGGTTAATGGTCATACAGAGTCTCAGATATTACCGCAGATAAACTACAAGGGCAAGACAATAGTCTTTTGTGGAGACTTAATTCCTACAGTGGGACACATAGGTATACCATACGTAATGAG is a genomic window containing:
- a CDS encoding MBL fold metallo-hydrolase translates to MRVYSVNAGIFKLDGGAMFGVVPKVIWRNIFSSDKNNMIDLSMRCMLIEDGNRLILVDTGMGDKQSDKFFGHYSFFHGNSVLDESLKSLGFDKDDITDVILTHLHFDHCGGVIKWNRDKTFLEPAFRNAKIWSNARHWEWATNPNSREKASFLKENISPIKDSGQLNFFPDTSDIFVEKTPIDNVSLWVVNGHTESQILPQINYKGKTIVFCGDLIPTVGHIGIPYVMSYDTRPLLSMEEKKIFLDKAVENDYVLFLQHDAVNELCTLQRGEKGVEKKGTFAFEELF